CGTATAACAATCTAAGTAATGCTTTAAACTATCATTTCCAAGGAATATATGCAGTACAAGAATCCTTGGGAAAAATGAAGGGGCAAACAGTATGAAATAGACCCCCATGAAgtgataatttttttgttttttaacaaattctttcaTTCATATATTCCACATCCTTTCACCATATTCTTCAATAGCTTTTTATTGCACCAGGTTGGATGAAGATGATCCACCTTCATTATTTGGGGGTGAGACTTTTTGGACACTCAAGCATAGTTTTGGATTTCGTAAAATAGAAGGAGAAATTATGACTTTTCGACTTATAGGGAATCTTTTCctgtgggtgaagaaaaactctcttttaatatatatatatatatatatatatatatattttttgataagGTCTCTTTTAATATATGGGGGGTGGGATTTGGCTATTGCATAATTGGGAGCCTCAAAGCTGCCTACTTACCTTCTATGTGGTAGTGTCCATTGGCATCCTAATGTTGTGATCATATCAGTTTGTCAATATAGAACTATGGTTGATTTTCAATCTAGTCAGACATACCTATGTCTTAAGAGAATACTtagaaaatattatttgaaacaatcaaatatatataaaaacaaGGAGTTTTgacaaaacaaaagagataaaaaatcGATATATGATAAGCCAAACGATTAGGTTAGATCACCAAATTTGACATTTGGACTATCCCAGGCAAATATCACCTATGTAATATTTGGATTATAAAGATCGACACCTTTGGCTTGGGTCCCTACTTCGGTTTGCATCTTCCCTATCTTGCTTTAATTCCTCGACTCCTAGGGACAAATATAAGATCAATCAAAAGTTGGATTTGACACgcattctccaaaaaaaaaaataataataataaagaaggaTCTAGAACACATACTaaagcaagaaaatagaaaacaaaaatcagCGATTAGAATACATAATAATCCCAAGTTCATTCCAATTATACATGTCAAAGACAGCCTTAAAAGTCAAACTCTACTGGGTCAAGGGTAGGCAAATTGGCCATCCAAAGTTATTTGAGTTTTGGGGTTTATTGAGAGTAAAAACACTTCACAAAATCTTACAAAGACTATTCGGTCAGGTATATCTGCCCTTGTCGCATAAAACTACAAAATAAATTAGTTAGCCTGTCAATGTAACATTGATACAATCATATAAAGTGGTTACTCTCCTCAACATAACCAATCCACAAGGGTTCTCCTCAACATTTTAATGGGGTTTCTTTAACTTTTACCAACTGGGTTTTAATGACTTGACTGTAAAAAGTAACAACTGCTTAGTGTAATTTATGAGTTATGATGCGCAAAAAATTCGTATTCACTAAAAGGTCTGACTGTTATTTACTTCCTCTCCTTAtatatcaggaaaaaaaaaatgactgtAACAATGATCAAATACTCGAAAAATTTTGCTACAAGATGAGGTTCTTGTGGTAAAACAGAAAGAATGGTCAAAAGAATAGAAACTTGTGTGTTTGAAACTTTGAATATTTTAATCATCTCCTCTACCCTTCAAGTCAAACAAGTATTCTAACTTATTAAGGTGTGGAACAAGGAAAGCTCAACAAAGCTCTCCCAATTCCCAAGTGGACCACACAACCCTTATCTTATGGACTCATCAAAGCTAGTTAAATTGGCCATTAGAGCATGGAAGTGTTGTATAttgttcttctctttcctccaatATTCCTATAGCAGAAAAAATAGACTTGCTTTGGAACAGGCTCTGGTAGGGCCAAAATACTTGAGAAATGAAAAgctccatttaaaaaaaaaaaggaaatggtGGGCCATTTTCATTTGCTCCAAATATGGTGTTAAGTATAGGTATTATACTGTGTGACTTGTTCCAGCCTTGATGATTTGACTGAGCTTATCATTAATTAAgctttctttttattaaaaaataaataaaaaaatccaaatcctgCAAAGTAATAAAAACTGGTCAACATTTTCATAGCCCACTTCTTCCCAACTTTTTCTCCATTAGAGCGAGGCCAATGTCCCTTTCCTGCATGGCTTACCATGCCAACCTCATAGCCATGATTTTTTCAGTCCACCCTTGAAATTTTTAACGTATTATAGACTTATTATTCATGGCATGCAGGAAACTGGGAATAATAATTGTCAAAgatgattaaaataaaattctaagtCTTAGATCTCTAGAAGGATTTGGTAGAAattaattttcttccattttctagAAATTTAAGGGTGATCTCATCCATTTCCCTTTATATTTGCTTTGAGATTGAACATTTTCCCAAGAATATTATCATCCTTAAACAGTTGTATTAGAAGACCCTcctctttgtttctcttccacacttctaccCTAACTGAAATTAATTTATCATTGGAAGTTGATGGATTTACAGACCAAACCGATCACTGGAGAACTGGTTGTGGGGTTCATCACTTCATCTTAATTTAAAAGTGCTTTCAACCACATTAAAGAAGAGTCTCAACAACTCAATCCTTACTACTACTCCTAGACTCACTGgcttgtattttatttatttatatcagTATATCCCACAATTTAAGGACATTGCCTGATTTATTCCCTTATTTAGCCAAATATATTAATGACTATCATGGCTTTCCCctcatgaaatattttcttttttcttgtttctttttaaaGAATTCACGATGAAAGATTTTGACAAGACTTATAGATTATAGAACTGATCAACTTGATAGTTATTCCCTTTTTTATATTGGATAAATAAAGAGATCTGAAGGATTATATTATTCCTATAAATATACTTTGTAGCTTATACTAAACCAAGTTATGAATACCAATCAGAACCACCAATGTAGCTAGAGTGGGAAACAATAGACCCACCACCTCAACAATAAAATGGCAAACAATTTGAAAGGTGCAGTCACCACCATTGACAGTCCTCATCCTATTCATGAAGGAATACATTCAATAAATCAAACCCACTTGAGAAACTATTGGGTCCCTAATACTGCTAATCAGATGAGTCAGCAGGTGCCCCTTTTGTGAAAGAAGCCCAAAGACATCATCTCATGTCTTGTACTCTTGTTCCATTAGTGGTCTTTCCAAACATATCTGAATGGTTTCAAACATAGAAGTACCAGCATTTGGTTCCCTCACTCACTCACATTCAACTATTCAATGGGATCTAGGCATTCATCTTTGTAACAATTGAAGGACTAATGGAGATCAGATTCCTCTAAGAGGATtacagggggaaaaaaaactcagaaatggtataagaaaacaaaatttagTCGCAAAGACCAATCGATCGTGATGAAACTTAGTTAAGTCTGGTTTAGTAGAGGATTAAGTAAAAGACTTCCACTAAACAAGTGGTGGAGTTCGGTGAATCAATGGtttaattgggattttttttttttttatttgagacaCTATCCTTTCAACTTTTGGATGTATAATTAACAATCAGGAGGGTATTAAGTAAAGTTATAAATCTCAAACACTGTGGCCCAttttgatggtgatgatgaacAAGCCATGCATGATCACTATGCACTAAATAGTAGATGGGGAATGAAACAGTAATGCCCACCGAACCCCATCCTTTTCTTATCATGTTATGACAACCTTAGATAACAGTAACAAATCAAGGGTTATATTTAGGAGAATGATCTCTGCATAtaggacattttttttttggttaaaatggCAGCTCAGGTGGAACTGAAATTTTTTCATTtgtggaaaggaaaggaaatgaaaaattatttttggaaCCCAAATCTTAGATTTTGACCAGTAGTCCACACCAACCAGTAATTAATCATGTCACAAGTTTCAACATAATAAATGCTAGCTTGAAAAAGGCTGAGGTTgtcaattatttaaaaataaaattgaaattaaaattaaaaataaataaataaataaaattgggaGAGCTTATGATTGAATTGGACCACAAAAATAGAAATGGGTAAGGAATGTTACTGGCAAGAGAAGTAGTTGTgacaatagaagaaaagatcGTCTCATGGAAGGGCATTTTAGTCAGATAGCACAGCTAAACAGTGGCTTTTACATGTGATGAAAGGTTTCTTATAATCCAAGTAAAGATTCTTTAATAGTGGAAGTTTGGACCATTGTGAGGTTTGTTTAAACGACAAAATTGCCCTCAAAAGAAAGCATCTCTCCCTATCAAAgccttttctctcttccattATCAGTAACCATTCCCCAAAAAAAACTAACACAGAATGTGAGAGAGAGCGCCCAGCGCCCAGTGCCCACACAGCCCACAGCCCTCAGCCACAGGTCCCCCATCATCGATAGCAAAACCTCAGCAGAGACTGCAGACATGGCAAaggcaaaagaaagaaaaaagaaaaagatcagAACAGAATAGATTATCTCTTCCAGTTCCACTGCAAATGATGATCACTACTACTGTTCCTGACATCAGTTTCTTATTGAAACATTAAAACCCAAATTTATTCTGTAATGGAATTACCTCTATTACAGAAGTATTATTAAGcagattataaataataaataaatttatatatacTAATTACTCACCTTAAGCTACATCAAATACCAAGCAGGAATCCCAGAAGATTGTTAATGGTGGAGGATCAAATGCAAATTGCAGACCCACTTACCAATCCGACAGCTTCTGCAACTCGACCCATTTCCCCAAAAGCTTCTTCAGTCACTCAAAATGGCACACCCCATCCCCTACATGGAGCTCTTTCTGATTTCTGATCGAGTTGTTGTGAAACTTCCCTCTATTTCTCTATCTCGTCTCACTCGACGATGGCCAGCGAAGAAGAATTGTTGTTGGCCACAATCTCGTAATCTCCGCCTTCATCCTTAACTTCGTCATCTCCGTCTTCATCATCTTGTTCTTCCTGGTTCCTTTCCATCTCCGCCATCTCTATATCCATGTTGTTCTCGCTCTCTACATCTGACTGTGGCCGGATCGGTTCTTGCCTGAGTGGCATTATCATGTTCTCCGGCTTCTGCAACAGAGGCGGCGTTTGATGGGTCCTTTCCTTGTAGAGAGCATCGAGCTGGTGAAAGTAAGGGCATGTCTTGGAATCCTCGGGTCTCTTCTTGTTGCTCTCTTTCACCTTCTTGAAGTACTTATTGATGTTCTCCCACTTCTCTTTGCATCTCTTGGCGTTCCTGTTGTATCCAACCTTTCTCATGGAGGCTGAGATCTCCTCCCATAATGGTCCTTTTGGCCCATTCTCCTGATACTTGAGATCCAGATTGGTTCTTAATCTAATAAGTGCTTGAACCTCCGCTTTCGGCCATCGAGAAGATAAGTTACTCGAAGTTGCAGCAAAGCTTTCGGCGGCGGCGGCATTATCCGGTACCGGCCGAGGGATCTCTACCATCATCTTTTCCGGCGATGGCTGCTTcgatggatttggatttggatttggatttgggattggaattggaattggttttggttttggattctGGATTTGGTTTTCATGTAATTGCAATTGTAGTTCTGTCGATTGAACTGGGCTCGACTGTTCGGAAATTTTCTTCAAGAATGAGATCACGGCAGCGTCTTTCGCAGCGGCTATGGAACGTTCATGTAGCATCAATTCGTGTTCTCGGTTCATCCTCGCCATCTCCTGAACCTTCCAAGCTTCTTCTCTAGCTACCCTTTCGCGCTCGCGTTTCTCTATGGTTTCCAAGAACTTCTTTTGTAGCATCTCTTGCTTCTCGATCATCTCGTTCATTAGTTTCTCAAAGAACGCCGtcattctcttccttttcctccttcgCGAGCGGCTGCCACCGGATTCGTCTtcggaggaggaagatgaatcCATAGATGAAGTAGTCGTCATGGGATCAGTAGTGGTGGTTgttgtagtagtagtagtagtagtagtagcagcAGTAGCAGTCGGAGTAGCAGTATGAGTAGAGACAATTGGTAGTGGTGGGGGTGGTGGCGCTGCTGCTGTTAATGGAGTGGCTATCGTCGTCGGCATTAGATGAGGCGGAGCCGCAGCAGGTGATTGAGATTGGAGTGGTTTTGGCGGCAAGAGCGGAGGAAGTAATAATGGGTGATGATGGTCGAGAGCTTGAAGCTGATCAAAGAAACGGTAGGTCTTGCCGTCAGCTCTGGCAGATCTTCCTTCTTTGATGCGTCTGTGATACTTGTACACATTCTCGAACTTCTCCTTGCACTTTTTGCCGCTTCGATGATATCCAAGCTCTGCAAGTTTCCTGTGATAAACAACAAAATCCAAACCGCCATTGCTTTTCCTCTTTATATAAAAAgcttgaagaaaaagaaaaaaaaaaaaaaaaaggaaatcacCAACAGTAATCAAAATTTtaacccaaaaacaaaataagctAAATTCAATTCAATCCCAATAGAGACTAGCTAGAGAGAGGTTGCACTGAAAGAAGGAACCAATTAGGACTCAAAGCAGCCATGGAATCAATCGAGATGGGATTGAAAGGAGAATTCCAATTCAGAATTTCCAGAAGCTAAAGAAGCAGCCTAGGGAAATTAAATAGGAAAAGGAAGTGACTAGAGAAAGTACGAAATCCATGCAAAGCCCAGGAGCTGATTTGATTGATGAAGATTTccagaaagagagaaggatgCCCATGAacattagagaagaagaagatggatagAATCTATGAAAAGTAATGTGAAAACCATTTTTCAAAAAGTAGTTCGTTCTGGATTATATCAGTGGAAGACAAAGAAAAATGGAGATGCAGATCACACAGAAGCCCAGAATTTCAACTCCACCAGCTCTAATTTTCCCATCTTGTCTCTGAATTCCCTCTTATCTCAAGAGAAGAAATTCACTTAAAAGGGTATACCCAACTACAGATCTCGGATTCTTCataaattccaaatcaaaaacaagctggttgaattttttaaaaaggaaagaaagggaagagaagaataaGTACCTAGAAACCTCTTCCCATAGTGGACCTTTGAGAGTGGAGTCACGGAAAGCAACGTCCATATCAGACCGAATCTGCAACAGAGCCAACGTTTCTTGACGAGGCCACCGATTTCCGGCCAAATTCCGGTCACCCTCTTCACCTCTCagcttctcatcttctcctccaCTACCTCCAAGCCCACTACCAGAAGCAGAATCACCTGCTGCAACTGTAATTGACCCACCAACACCCACATCACCTTCATGATTCCCAGCGACAGAAGGAGGAGCAGGAGCAGCAGAAGCAGCAGCGGCACTAGAATTCCCCGACGAATCGGAAACCCCCAACATAGAACCTGACCGGAAGAGAAGTAGAGCTGAAAAATCTTGCAGAAGTGAAGGTGAATTCAATTGGGTTTTCTGCAGAAACTTGATAGGAGGGTGAATTTGCTGGATTATTCAGGTGGGTCTCCTCCTCTTTGTCTTTCAGTAATGGAATCTTCAATTCCGactcctttctttttctgtaagAACACAGGAACATGACCTTAGGTAGGGGTTCCCTTAGTCGTTAGTAAAACCTCTAATGAAAACGGCAGAAAGAggagttaaaaaaaaacaaaattggaggagagagaaaattgagaggagaagatgagagagaaagagagaaattcgtCATCAGCAAAGCAACAGCTGCAGATAGCGACGATGGTGATAATAAGTTTGGTTTTTGTCTGTCCAAACTCTCCACCTAAATATAGTTAAAAGCCGGCCCATCTATGTCAGCTTTGCTTTTTGGGCGCTTTGAGCTTCTGCGGCTTTGGCtcctcatttctcatttttaCCCCTAATCAATTACTGAAATTATCCCTTtaagtttttttctctctcttcacttgACATGATTCATGTTTCCACAATTTATgcgagggggggagagagagttgTCTACCACTCTACCCAGGGACATGGAAAAATGGAGCTCGATCACCAATTAGTTGTGGGAGAATGGAATTAAATATCCGGAGATagtgaggtcatttcatgtgagaatgagagagagcaaGATGGAGGTGCTAGTATACCTTGTCCTATGGCTTAGAGAATCTTTTACCTTTTATGTTCATGGAGAGGTATCTATGAGTAAGTGGCAATGAACGGTGTCTTACATAGGAGGGCTGCGAAAATATTTCGAgtgtggaagagagagatagacacagaggTGTTACCGTACTTCGCCCATCTTGACAACTTagataatatttttcttttatgttgtgAAAGAGGGTTCTTTGAGAAAATGGCATAAaaaagcaccaccaccaccaatgaGATGCGACAAAAGAGTATCATACGTGATAGGGCAATGAGGTCATTTTATGTGAGGAGAAAGATAGACCCACCAAAGATGCTATTGTATCTTACCCTGGCAACTTAGAACattttccttatatttttttttatgggggaAGGTTATCTTATCAAGCGGTATAGAAAAACACACCAATGAAATGTAACAAAATAGTATTCATGAAATCTGTGACACCTTTAAAGCCTTGAACAATGTTTAGTATAATTTTTAGGTCATTTGATTTTTGGGCTTCTTCTGTACATTTTACCCAAAGTGCCCTTGACttgaaccaagaaaagaaatatatggaCCCACTGCGTTTTTCACGTTTCAACTTTCAACCCATGGGAGGAGGGGGTGAAAAGGAAATTGTGGCCATGGTGCATACACGCATACGCTAAGGGTCCTACAAGTGATCGTGACCATCCAATTTGTGGactttaattttctttgttCTACTCCTAGACAAGAAATATGAAACTTTGGAATCAAATAATTTGACGTCCTTTACCACCTCTTAATTGTCCCCCAAAGGAATtaataattcaaatttgaaatattttttgatGTAGGCCATGTGAACTGGTAATGAAATTTATGAACATAATCAAATGGGACCTATTTAGTTAGGTAGTGGAGCTACCGTATTCAATGTGGTTACATGTTACTTGTTACTTTGAAGATTTATGGAATAAATTACTTTACATAAGAAGCCAATTTCTTGTTGCTTATCTCAGTGTGGTTCACACATTGTGAATTAAtttaagccttttttttttttcaaaaaggaaaaaaaaattccttataTATACTATAAGGGAAAATATATTGTTACGATGCCAGTGTATAGATTCTTATATTCTTCCTTTCACATCCCACATGTAGATTCCATACTTTTTTTACTTATTAAAACCCACATTTGATTTCTTATTGTCTCATGGGTGGAAAATTGCACTTTGACATCGTAACAATCCCTATCAAATACTTATAGTAGcctatgatttttttcttttttctttttttgagatACTCAATCTCATTTGGATTGATTAAATTACTACACAAAATGAAGGTACCTTCCCATGGCGGGATCTAGTATCAACATTGAGTTGACACATGCATATTGATCGAcacaactgaaaaaaaaaatctttttgggATCAagtagtggttttttttttaatcttgaattggTTATACGATTGATCtatatcggtattggtatcaataaCAAAAATGATTGATATGTTACCCAATATCGTGTTTTATATCAATGTTCCTACGGCGAATGAACCCAAAAAATGTAGGGGTAGTTATTGATGTCACaaaattttatgtttttgaaAACCACAAAACAAATCTGAATTGTCTTATTTACAATGCTTTTCTTATCTAAACCGTTCATGATGCTCAAGAGTAAGAAAGTGCACAACAATGGTTGGAGTATAATCACATATGCTTCCACTGAGATGCATGCCAATATAAGGATGTGTTTGACTGAAGTAGACTCTAAAATTCGACAAATTGCTAATATAGACCATGTCTTCTCtatcaaatgatcaaaatagACACATCATTTGTCTACATGATAAAATTTGTGTCATGTGAGCTTCCAAAAGTAAGAGATTCTCGTGACAATTATATATCACGTAAAAGTATATATacataagaacaaaaaaattatactctataaactagaaatgatagggagcaATCAGGCACCAGAGCCTCCCCCTATTTACAAAGTCACCGAAACATCCCTCCCCTCAAGGTCCAACCATGAAAGATTCTCTCCcctataaaaaaagaagaaaaaaaaaaccaaaagttttCCTTCGTCCATCTAATGGTGAAGTGATCTCATGATTGAACTCTTGGATTGTCATCATACTGACATACTCTCactaaggattaaagtatcggtatcgatcatcATATCGGTCgactaaaattaagatacgtatcgaaaaGTATCATATTTTATCAGAGATACACTaaaatacgctaaagatacacacataaatgaataggaaacattttttaaacacttttgcataaagaatttgttaaaaaaaactattgataacatgtattatgtataaacactaagttgagggtatcacactaaaaattaaaggttcgtagttgtcccataaatgtaaaatctttgttcccaaccttaatttccactttagttagagagaaatatgactggcagcaactttggaacaaaaacccctcaaaaaatcgtgcttttctgaaaaattactcaTCTTAGCCATTATAtaaccgtagcgcactgtattcACCAATACGTTCCGATACGTCCCAatcaatacatactgatacataccgataagtaccgatacataccaaaaagtacatttcacctcgattatatatttttcatagactCGTATCGGTGCAt
This genomic stretch from Macadamia integrifolia cultivar HAES 741 chromosome 2, SCU_Mint_v3, whole genome shotgun sequence harbors:
- the LOC122070817 gene encoding trihelix transcription factor DF1-like, whose amino-acid sequence is MLGVSDSSGNSSAAAASAAPAPPSVAGNHEGDVGVGGSITVAAGDSASGSGLGGSGGEDEKLRGEEGDRNLAGNRWPRQETLALLQIRSDMDVAFRDSTLKGPLWEEVSRKLAELGYHRSGKKCKEKFENVYKYHRRIKEGRSARADGKTYRFFDQLQALDHHHPLLLPPLLPPKPLQSQSPAAAPPHLMPTTIATPLTAAAPPPPPLPIVSTHTATPTATAATTTTTTTTTTTTTDPMTTTSSMDSSSSSEDESGGSRSRRRKRKRMTAFFEKLMNEMIEKQEMLQKKFLETIEKRERERVAREEAWKVQEMARMNREHELMLHERSIAAAKDAAVISFLKKISEQSSPVQSTELQLQLHENQIQNPKPKPIPIPIPNPNPNPNPSKQPSPEKMMVEIPRPVPDNAAAAESFAATSSNLSSRWPKAEVQALIRLRTNLDLKYQENGPKGPLWEEISASMRKVGYNRNAKRCKEKWENINKYFKKVKESNKKRPEDSKTCPYFHQLDALYKERTHQTPPLLQKPENMIMPLRQEPIRPQSDVESENNMDIEMAEMERNQEEQDDEDGDDEVKDEGGDYEIVANNNSSSLAIVE